From Permianibacter aggregans, a single genomic window includes:
- a CDS encoding OPT family oligopeptide transporter translates to MNQPRGLDKRAYLPDTETEKYQPYVASNEQLPEFTIKAVLLGILFGIVFGAANAYLGLRAGLTISTSIPVAVMAVAVFRILSRFNIKNSILETNIAQTTGSASSSVASGVIFTLPALFMWGAPPSLVQMTMLAMCGGLLGVLFMIPLRRFLIQREHGTLPYPEGTACAEVLVASEVGGGRAKFIFFGIGVGALFKALTSWAKVIPTEIVAKIPFLKKGEVGMDLSPALFGVGFILGPKVAAIMVGGGLLSWLVIIPIIATWGEAQTAPLFPETIKTISAMSASEIWSRYVRYIGAGAVATAGIITLARSIPVMIQSFKIGAKEIEERATSNEPVEIERTERDLPLKTVGIGALVIALILAITPFAFEQVGDVFTRSIAAFCVILFAFFFVTVASRIVGLVGVTSNPTSGMTIAALLGTAGVFLLFGWTDTSGKAAALIVGCVVAIAASIAGDTSQDLKTGYLLGATPRNQQTAELIGVLTSATFVCLAVLLLAETFGFGTSELPAPQATLMKLVIDGVLDQNLPWGFVAIGVGIAILCELVKIPSLPFAVGVYLPVSTMTPIFVGGLIRLWVERAKAAREKTESRRETGVLLGSGFVGGEGLLGVGIAAAAFIEGKKPAGIGTGWLGGPLLVELAGLLAFGLLVAWFARKVWRAQ, encoded by the coding sequence ATGAATCAACCCCGAGGTCTCGACAAGCGCGCTTATTTACCTGATACCGAAACCGAGAAATATCAACCGTATGTCGCCAGCAATGAGCAGTTGCCGGAATTCACGATTAAAGCGGTGTTGCTCGGCATTCTGTTCGGTATTGTTTTCGGTGCCGCCAACGCCTATCTGGGCTTACGCGCCGGCCTGACCATTTCCACATCAATCCCGGTCGCGGTCATGGCCGTGGCGGTGTTCCGGATTCTGTCGCGCTTCAATATCAAGAACAGCATTCTGGAAACCAATATCGCGCAAACCACTGGCTCGGCGTCGAGCTCGGTCGCCAGCGGTGTGATTTTCACGTTGCCGGCGCTGTTCATGTGGGGCGCTCCACCGTCGCTGGTGCAAATGACCATGCTGGCAATGTGCGGCGGTCTGCTCGGCGTGTTGTTCATGATTCCGCTGCGCCGCTTTTTGATTCAGCGTGAACACGGCACGCTGCCATATCCGGAGGGTACCGCCTGCGCCGAAGTATTGGTCGCCAGCGAAGTCGGCGGCGGTCGCGCCAAATTCATTTTCTTCGGCATCGGTGTTGGCGCCTTGTTCAAGGCGCTGACCTCGTGGGCGAAAGTCATTCCAACCGAAATCGTCGCGAAAATTCCGTTTCTGAAAAAAGGCGAAGTCGGCATGGATTTATCGCCGGCACTGTTCGGTGTTGGCTTCATTCTCGGCCCGAAAGTGGCCGCGATCATGGTCGGTGGCGGCCTGCTGTCCTGGCTGGTGATTATTCCGATTATCGCCACCTGGGGCGAAGCGCAAACCGCACCGCTGTTCCCGGAGACGATCAAGACCATCAGCGCCATGAGCGCCAGTGAAATCTGGAGCCGTTATGTGCGTTATATCGGTGCTGGTGCCGTTGCCACTGCTGGCATCATTACGCTGGCCCGCAGCATTCCGGTGATGATTCAAAGCTTCAAGATTGGCGCCAAGGAAATTGAAGAGCGCGCCACCAGCAACGAGCCGGTGGAGATCGAACGCACCGAGCGCGATCTGCCATTGAAAACGGTCGGCATCGGTGCGCTGGTCATTGCCCTGATTCTGGCGATTACGCCATTTGCTTTTGAACAGGTCGGCGATGTCTTCACCCGTTCGATCGCCGCGTTCTGCGTCATTCTGTTTGCGTTCTTTTTCGTCACTGTCGCTTCACGCATCGTCGGTTTGGTCGGCGTCACCAGCAACCCAACCAGCGGCATGACCATTGCGGCGCTGCTCGGCACCGCTGGCGTGTTTTTACTGTTCGGCTGGACCGATACCAGCGGCAAGGCGGCGGCGTTGATTGTCGGCTGTGTGGTAGCGATTGCCGCCTCGATTGCCGGAGACACCTCGCAGGATTTGAAAACCGGCTATCTGCTTGGTGCGACACCGCGCAATCAGCAAACGGCCGAATTGATCGGCGTGCTGACTTCAGCGACCTTCGTCTGCTTGGCTGTGCTACTGCTGGCCGAAACATTTGGTTTTGGCACTTCGGAATTGCCGGCACCGCAGGCGACGCTGATGAAGCTGGTCATTGATGGCGTGCTCGATCAAAACCTGCCGTGGGGATTTGTCGCCATTGGTGTTGGCATCGCGATTCTTTGTGAGCTGGTGAAAATCCCTTCACTGCCGTTCGCTGTCGGCGTTTATCTGCCGGTATCGACAATGACGCCGATTTTCGTTGGCGGCTTGATTCGCCTCTGGGTCGAGCGCGCGAAAGCGGCGCGCGAGAAAACCGAATCGCGACGCGAAACCGGTGTGCTGCTCGGCTCCGGTTTTGTCGGCGGCGAAGGTTTGCTTGGCGTCGGTATCGCCGCGGCAGCGTTTATCGAAGGCAAAAAGCCGGCCGGAATTGGTACCGGCTGGCTCGGCGGACCGTTGCTGGTGGAGCTCGCTGGTTTGTTGGCGTTCGGTTTGCTGGTCGCCTGGTTTGCCCGCAAGGTCTGGCGCGCGCAGTAA
- the recQ gene encoding DNA helicase RecQ, whose translation MQQAPLDILRQVFGYQQFRGEQAAIIDSVCAGHDTLVLMPTGGGKSLCYQIPALVRDGIAIIISPLIALMQDQVAALREYGVAAAMLNSGLSSEAQRDIEQQLRAGQLKLLYVAPERLLLPRTLELLQSLQQRHGLALFAIDEAHCVSAWGHDFRPEYLQLSVLAEQFPQVPRIALTATADARTRHDIEQRLALINANIFIAGFDRPNIRYQIQLKQQARQQLLGFLRREQQGQSGIVYCLSRNKVEETASWLREQGFHALAYHAGLSAELRAQNQHAFLHDDNVIMVATVAFGMGIDKPDVRFVAHLDMPRSIEAYYQETGRAGRDGLPAVAWMVYGLQDAITLQKMLGQSEADEQQKRIEKNRLETMLGLCETTQCRRQVLLNYFDGEQHPRCGNCDNCLEPPQTFDGTTLAQKALSCIYRTGQRFGVGYLIDVLRGADNDRIKQWQHEQLSVFGIGGDTPVAQWQSVFRQLISRGLVLVDHERYGALRLHETARPVLRGEQTLMLRTEQTTAEKRAAKAKARSKHFIDSADQPLWEALRAKRRELADEHDVPPYVIFHDATLLAMLERKPQSMREMAEISGIGQHKLESYGEAFLEVIWEFDQA comes from the coding sequence ATGCAGCAAGCGCCTCTGGATATCTTGCGTCAGGTATTCGGCTATCAACAATTTCGTGGTGAACAGGCGGCGATCATCGACTCGGTTTGCGCCGGTCACGATACGCTGGTGCTGATGCCGACCGGCGGCGGTAAATCGCTGTGCTACCAAATACCGGCACTGGTACGCGATGGTATTGCCATCATCATTTCGCCGCTGATTGCCTTGATGCAGGATCAGGTCGCGGCGTTGCGCGAATACGGGGTTGCCGCCGCGATGCTCAATTCCGGCTTGAGCAGCGAAGCGCAACGCGACATCGAGCAGCAACTGCGCGCAGGCCAATTGAAATTGCTATACGTCGCTCCAGAACGTTTGTTGTTGCCACGCACGCTGGAGCTGCTGCAGTCCTTGCAGCAACGCCATGGCTTGGCCTTGTTTGCCATTGATGAAGCGCACTGCGTTTCTGCCTGGGGCCATGATTTCCGGCCGGAATATCTGCAGCTGTCGGTGCTGGCCGAACAATTTCCACAGGTGCCGCGTATCGCGTTGACCGCTACGGCGGATGCGCGCACTCGACACGATATTGAGCAGCGCCTAGCGCTGATCAACGCCAACATTTTTATCGCCGGTTTCGATCGACCGAACATCCGTTATCAGATTCAACTGAAACAACAGGCGCGGCAACAATTGCTTGGTTTTCTGCGTCGTGAGCAACAGGGCCAATCGGGCATTGTCTATTGCCTGTCGCGCAATAAAGTCGAAGAAACCGCCAGTTGGTTACGAGAACAAGGCTTTCATGCGCTCGCTTATCACGCTGGCTTGAGCGCCGAGCTGCGAGCCCAGAATCAGCACGCGTTTTTGCATGACGATAACGTGATCATGGTCGCCACCGTGGCGTTCGGTATGGGTATCGACAAACCCGATGTGCGTTTCGTCGCCCATCTCGATATGCCGCGCAGCATCGAAGCGTATTATCAGGAAACCGGACGCGCTGGCCGTGATGGTTTGCCAGCGGTAGCCTGGATGGTGTATGGCCTGCAAGATGCCATCACGCTGCAAAAAATGCTCGGCCAATCCGAAGCCGACGAACAGCAAAAACGGATCGAGAAAAACCGTTTGGAAACGATGCTTGGGCTGTGCGAAACAACGCAGTGCCGACGCCAGGTGTTGCTGAATTATTTTGACGGCGAGCAGCACCCACGATGTGGCAATTGCGATAACTGCCTGGAGCCGCCGCAAACCTTTGATGGCACGACACTGGCGCAAAAAGCGCTGTCCTGTATTTACCGTACCGGTCAACGTTTCGGTGTCGGTTATCTGATTGATGTGCTGCGCGGCGCTGACAATGATCGCATCAAGCAATGGCAGCACGAGCAGCTGTCGGTGTTTGGCATTGGCGGCGATACGCCGGTGGCGCAATGGCAATCGGTATTCCGGCAATTGATCAGTCGCGGTTTGGTGCTGGTCGATCACGAACGTTATGGCGCGCTGCGCTTGCATGAAACCGCCCGGCCGGTATTGCGCGGCGAACAGACGCTGATGTTGCGTACTGAACAAACCACTGCGGAGAAGCGGGCGGCAAAGGCCAAAGCCCGCAGCAAGCATTTTATCGACAGCGCCGATCAACCATTGTGGGAAGCATTGCGCGCCAAGCGCCGCGAGCTGGCTGACGAACACGATGTGCCGCCGTACGTGATTTTCCACGATGCAACGCTGCTGGCGATGCTCGAGCGCAAGCCGCAATCGATGCGGGAAATGGCTGAAATCAGCGGTATTGGCCAGCATAAACTGGAAAGCTATGGCGAAGCGTTTCTCGAGGTGATCTGGGAATTCGATCAGGCTTGA
- a CDS encoding SLC13 family permease, with protein MPVFSHRVLAPVAALIGYVLLQQANVGHPIAWTAAVTLLTAWWWISEALPIPVTSLLPFVLLPAGGIIDYKQASAALGDHVIVLLMGAFMLARGIEQSGVHERFALTLIHRIGAQNGRAMVLAFMISVAAMSMWISNTASVLALLPVAMALVQRCPDKYFQRALLLGLAYAASLGGVATLIGTPPNVIFASVYETFSGEEFGFLRWMSVGVPIVLLGVPAMAWWLTRHVRLQTPLELPVVGPWRAAEKRVLIVFGFIAMLWITRTEPFGGWSALLNLPMVGDATVALFGVVLMFLVPDDKGERLLNWQTASAIPWGVLLLFAGGICLAKGFVSSGLSAWIGEALLALTSLPLLLQMLLVALVVSFLTEITSNTATATLLMPILASAAVAANQPLYWLMIPAVISCSCAFCLPVATAPNSIIFSSERISIKAMAREGVVLNLIMAVIVSVVCYLVLK; from the coding sequence ATGCCAGTGTTTTCTCATCGCGTACTGGCGCCAGTGGCGGCGCTGATTGGCTATGTGCTGTTGCAACAGGCCAACGTGGGCCATCCGATTGCCTGGACCGCAGCCGTGACGCTGCTGACGGCCTGGTGGTGGATTAGCGAAGCGCTGCCGATACCTGTCACCTCACTGCTACCCTTTGTGCTGCTGCCGGCCGGCGGCATCATCGATTACAAGCAGGCCAGCGCCGCACTCGGCGATCACGTCATCGTACTGCTGATGGGCGCCTTCATGCTCGCGCGCGGTATCGAGCAGAGCGGCGTGCATGAGCGCTTCGCGCTGACGCTGATTCACCGCATCGGCGCCCAGAATGGCCGCGCGATGGTGTTGGCTTTCATGATCAGCGTCGCGGCGATGTCGATGTGGATTTCCAATACCGCCTCGGTGTTGGCACTGTTGCCGGTGGCAATGGCCTTGGTGCAGCGCTGTCCGGACAAGTATTTTCAGCGCGCCTTACTGCTTGGGCTCGCCTACGCGGCTTCACTTGGCGGAGTCGCGACACTGATTGGAACACCGCCAAACGTCATCTTTGCTTCCGTTTACGAAACCTTCTCCGGTGAGGAATTCGGTTTTCTGCGCTGGATGAGTGTTGGTGTGCCCATTGTACTGCTCGGCGTGCCGGCCATGGCCTGGTGGCTGACCCGCCATGTCCGTTTGCAAACACCGCTGGAGTTACCAGTCGTTGGTCCCTGGAGAGCGGCGGAAAAACGCGTGCTGATCGTTTTTGGCTTCATCGCGATGCTATGGATTACCCGTACGGAGCCGTTCGGCGGCTGGAGCGCGCTGTTGAATTTACCGATGGTTGGTGACGCGACGGTCGCACTATTCGGTGTCGTGCTGATGTTTTTGGTACCCGATGACAAGGGCGAACGATTATTGAATTGGCAAACAGCCAGCGCCATTCCTTGGGGCGTATTGCTGTTGTTCGCTGGCGGCATCTGTCTGGCGAAAGGATTTGTCAGCAGCGGCTTGAGTGCCTGGATTGGCGAGGCACTGTTGGCACTGACCTCGTTACCATTATTGCTGCAAATGTTGTTGGTGGCGCTGGTCGTTTCCTTCCTGACCGAAATCACCTCCAATACCGCAACCGCGACACTGCTGATGCCCATTCTGGCCAGCGCTGCAGTCGCTGCCAATCAACCGCTTTACTGGTTAATGATTCCCGCCGTGATCAGTTGCAGTTGCGCGTTTTGTTTGCCGGTAGCCACAGCGCCGAACTCCATTATTTTCAGTAGCGAACGGATTTCGATAAAAGCGATGGCGCGTGAAGGCGTCGTGTTGAATTTGATCATGGCGGTGATTGTCAGCGTGGTGTGTTATCTGGTGCTGAAGTAA
- a CDS encoding transposase produces MGDAKQFRSGRQFAAYLGLVPTQHSSGGKERLGRISKRGNPLLRTLLIHGARAAVNASRKKHDARSLNIQALEARRDTNVTTVAVANKNARIIWALLSKGQCYRKSN; encoded by the coding sequence GTGGGTGATGCCAAACAATTTCGCAGCGGGCGACAATTTGCCGCGTATTTGGGCTTGGTGCCAACGCAACATTCGAGCGGAGGCAAAGAGCGTCTGGGACGTATCAGCAAGCGCGGAAATCCATTACTGCGAACCTTGCTGATTCACGGCGCCCGAGCGGCGGTAAATGCCAGCCGAAAAAAACACGATGCACGCAGCCTGAACATCCAGGCATTGGAGGCAAGACGCGATACCAATGTCACCACCGTCGCCGTGGCCAACAAAAACGCGCGCATCATCTGGGCGTTGTTGAGCAAAGGCCAGTGTTATCGGAAGAGCAATTAA
- a CDS encoding IS110 family RNA-guided transposase, protein MNIKRIGIDLAKQVFQLHAVNDHDKPVMNKRLSRQQMLPFFAKLAPTLIGMEACAGAHYWARRLTSLGHVVKLMPPQFVKPYVKSNKNDANDAEAICEALSRPTMRFVTVKPPEQLALQALHRVRQRVTRAHRAHQRNQRVIG, encoded by the coding sequence ATGAATATTAAGCGCATCGGCATCGACCTGGCAAAGCAGGTTTTCCAACTTCATGCGGTCAATGACCACGACAAACCAGTGATGAACAAACGCCTCAGCCGTCAACAGATGCTGCCGTTCTTCGCCAAGCTGGCCCCGACGCTGATTGGTATGGAAGCCTGTGCGGGTGCGCATTACTGGGCACGCCGGCTGACGAGCCTGGGCCATGTGGTCAAGCTGATGCCGCCGCAGTTCGTCAAACCCTATGTCAAATCCAATAAGAACGATGCCAATGACGCCGAAGCGATTTGTGAAGCGCTGTCACGACCGACGATGCGCTTTGTCACGGTCAAGCCACCGGAGCAACTGGCACTGCAAGCCTTACATCGGGTGCGTCAACGAGTAACCCGCGCCCACCGCGCTCATCAACGAAACCAAAGGGTTATTGGCTGA
- a CDS encoding S8 family serine peptidase: MTTIQSASETLTAVVSPRSLGPLSLFEASEQDIISDPCSFSSSPEDIRHAVKELQRLGFSVHSTSEATISISGDKQLFQDVFSRKFKKEKTETAPGEETEFFSAAGDKPVMSPPGDLANLIEGVAMARPPTYFAASPIPPLAPIANNAYRYLFAPDDIAVMLRATRTHRTGASGRGLTVAMPDTGFYKHPFYNHHGYRTRTALLAAGASNANEDGNGHGTGEAANVFATAPDVILQPVKMGDPIDAIKLSRNSGAKVISNSWGYSVDVGNISWATLDPYLKALAQEIQLAINAGITVCFAAGNGHYAFPASMPSVIAVGGVHINYPDLTFEASNYASSFASKIYPGRKVPDVCGLTGKKVIHNGGGYAPSIMLPVPPNSTLDSIWPATGAAGDGWGIFSGTSAACPQIAGICALMLEKDGTLTPAQIKANLKQSARDVQAGSTAQGDVAGVGPDNATGAGLADAKWAYLISMSGIASRFFNATQADKVKMLSAGELPQLPPEFMEDLMETLRSV; encoded by the coding sequence ATGACCACCATTCAATCAGCCAGTGAAACCTTGACCGCCGTGGTTTCGCCTCGTTCACTCGGCCCGTTATCGCTATTTGAAGCGTCTGAGCAGGACATTATTTCCGACCCTTGCAGTTTTTCTTCCTCACCGGAAGATATTCGACATGCCGTCAAGGAGCTGCAGCGATTGGGCTTTAGCGTGCACAGCACTTCAGAAGCAACGATTTCGATTTCCGGCGATAAGCAACTATTCCAGGATGTGTTCTCGCGAAAATTCAAAAAAGAAAAAACGGAAACTGCGCCGGGCGAAGAAACCGAATTTTTCAGTGCAGCGGGTGATAAACCGGTGATGTCTCCGCCAGGAGATTTGGCCAATCTGATCGAAGGCGTGGCGATGGCGAGGCCTCCAACCTATTTTGCTGCCAGCCCGATTCCGCCGTTGGCGCCGATTGCCAACAATGCCTATCGCTATTTGTTTGCACCGGATGATATTGCCGTGATGTTGCGCGCCACGCGCACTCATCGCACCGGTGCCAGTGGTCGTGGCTTGACTGTGGCGATGCCGGACACCGGATTCTACAAACATCCTTTTTACAATCATCACGGTTATCGCACACGCACCGCATTGCTGGCAGCAGGTGCCAGCAATGCCAATGAAGATGGCAATGGTCATGGTACCGGCGAAGCGGCGAATGTCTTTGCCACGGCACCAGATGTGATTTTGCAACCAGTGAAAATGGGCGATCCGATCGATGCGATCAAACTTTCACGCAATAGCGGGGCGAAAGTGATTAGCAATAGCTGGGGTTACAGCGTCGATGTCGGCAACATCAGTTGGGCAACGCTCGATCCGTACTTAAAAGCCCTGGCGCAGGAAATTCAGCTGGCGATCAACGCTGGCATCACCGTTTGTTTTGCTGCGGGTAATGGTCACTACGCGTTCCCGGCCAGCATGCCGAGTGTTATCGCGGTTGGCGGTGTGCACATCAATTATCCGGATCTGACGTTTGAAGCATCAAATTACGCCAGCAGTTTCGCCAGCAAAATCTATCCGGGCCGGAAGGTGCCGGATGTATGCGGTTTGACCGGCAAGAAAGTGATTCACAACGGTGGTGGTTATGCGCCGTCGATCATGTTGCCGGTGCCGCCAAACAGCACGCTCGACAGCATTTGGCCAGCGACCGGCGCAGCTGGTGATGGTTGGGGTATTTTTTCCGGCACGTCGGCGGCGTGTCCGCAAATCGCTGGCATTTGTGCGCTGATGTTGGAAAAAGACGGCACATTGACGCCAGCACAAATCAAAGCCAATTTGAAGCAATCCGCACGCGATGTGCAGGCCGGCAGTACGGCACAGGGTGATGTCGCCGGTGTAGGACCGGATAATGCCACCGGTGCCGGACTCGCCGATGCGAAATGGGCGTATTTGATTTCGATGAGTGGTATCGCTTCGCGGTTCTTCAACGCCACGCAGGCTGACAAGGTCAAGATGCTCAGTGCGGGTGAGCTGCCGCAACTGCCGCCTGAGTTCATGGAGGATTTGATGGAGACCTTGCGTTCGGTTTGA